In Vidua macroura isolate BioBank_ID:100142 chromosome 7, ASM2450914v1, whole genome shotgun sequence, a single genomic region encodes these proteins:
- the LOC128809807 gene encoding zinc finger protein 142-like isoform X4 codes for MSVAVTVSEGASREMETLCSELLLPTPGEVGAVGSPGVASAGLAGTPPLAASQDLLLAEASMPGEGAHAEGSNVEIFIEAVAGNVTLSNAASATEVLVKVVELYFCERCGQSFSEASLLSQHQCLLLPPQEHLELPEALLASASEGQSDPRGSELPGASTQEGSAPECLLCPVCQEAFLQPGQLKEHFKTHRAPSGALPCPERGCHFTTEDRKQLRSHLRHLHGASPVSCACRACPLLFPSRQAMEQHHRTHLPFHCGHCDFITANAKLFWQHRKGHTTESPSEMPTTGNPHSLDQCCILPSASEGQEEPGDCHPGWKASTAETRPAKPAGTGNSSLKGQKASAGEEDSDSSGDESPEEDGESPCEAEAKEDGKAAPKKVGVPQAQHFKGDVAEGSEFLYKTHMCPECKRCFKKRTHLVEHLHLHFPDPSLQCPNCHKYFTSKSKLKIHMMRETGEKAHRCPLCHYSSVEKNALNRHMASMHEDISNFYSDVYSCPVCEEKFRLSQALKEHLKTHKAEPKRLSCFHGNCNYCAEDRKEFVRHLKDAHGIKAVECKYHACSLLFGTAEAMEAHRKTHYAFHCQQCDFICSNKHVFRKHKKQGHPGSEQLQCSFCPYATFNPVEFHDHVGKMHANEKIHKCTECAFATAHKRVLIRHMLLHTGEKPHKCELCDFTCRDVSYLSKHMLTHSNDKNFMCTECGYITKWKHYLNVHMRKHTGDLRYQCNQCSYRCHRADQLSSHKLRHQGKSLICEVCGFACKRKYELQKHMQAKHSQNYQVPIFQCQYCTYQTKYKQALLNHENCKHTKQKEFRCALCSYCTFSNTSLFFHKRKIHGYIPGDKDWLENYASKELEISSSEALFGYEVGAALHVDASCPLTGKEQWMKEKPSQVESQGEESYQQVFMVPLLEQDATPPESSSEAERGEGEQSCPIAGNALEDDCMQGNAATGSTELTVSEDVAESCTLHLEALNVSSDPLLENLTGQACVTQPERVEMLSCKEPPGAYEMLGSQDGLGLEDSGNTLEDVPDFEEEVDVQEDKVVKGSVAAGDNQGKDTLKEDMGHLEGSCSDHHKVMAHTEGRETSQAKLPEAWLSMLKTPEQGHLPVPEDVPTSGDNARGSSESVLKALRKQDKEQAETLVLEGRVQMLVVQSESQVFKCEKCSYITRKEKSMSLHSKASCQSRRASLVCRECGASFKQQRGLNTHLLKKCPVLLKNNKILKPTNQEAPGLCPPADQPGDNGTETAESEKGGSEESGYAESPWEAELLPDKTQAAGIPLTGAQTSGCHASEKSLLGDSTEVAEEPPQQGGGTEPGGAASASEPGKPSEKYRLEGGKLHCNACSFVCSRVTTITSHVEDGCRNLEQFWCSHCPETFRSQRALKSHCAEKHIVHTEDEPQRTELPEGDPLRLEKDQTNELPRDAAPPKATLPKRKRFSCPTCPFTCHQERAMKTHKKRGCITLGEFRCTSCPFTSKVAKALRLHRRLHRKHYSKRPQLQCRQCEFTCKQTRCLRQHIRIKHEGVKPHKCRYCEFSTTRRYRLEAHQSLHTGVGRIACGICSQTFGTNSKLRIHRLRVHEKTPTHFCPLCDYSSYLQNDITRHVNSCHHGELNFGCSRCEARFSSETALKQHVLRRHEEKVSYSCPRCDFMCHSEATLKCHVQKQHPHLECSTCKETFATREALEEHKTQHFSHRCELCSFAAKERQQLVQHYMESHEPAAPQDKPLHCPFCDFACQHQLVFDQHMKGHGGTRMYKCSDCEYTTKNRQKITWHIRIHTGEKPYKCHLCKYACADPSRLKYHMRIHKEERKYLCPDCGYKCKWVNQLKYHMTKHTGLKPYRCDECEYCTNRADALRVHKETRHQEARSFICEQCGKAFKTRFLLKTHLKKHSEEKPYVCNACGRAFRWAAGLRHHYLTHTNEHPFFCRYCPYKAKQKFQVIKHIQRHHPEHRAVDPSQGVGKDPSTHTVHLHSVQRESQAKEAPRMEEEGERPAEKDGTPQ; via the exons ATGAGCGTGGCAGTGACTGTATCAGAGGGTGCCAGCAGGGAGATGGAGACCCTGTGCtcggagctgctcctgcccacacCGGGAGAGGTGGGAGCCGTGGGAAGCCCTGGTGTGGCCAGCGCTGGTCTGGCTGGGACACCCCCGCTGGCTGCCAGCCAGGacttgctgctggcagaggcatcGATGCCTGGGGAAGGGGCGCACGCTGAAGGAAGCAATGTGGAAATATTCATCGAGGCAGTGGCTGGCAATGTGACACTGAGCAACGCGGCCAGTGCCACAG AGGTTCTGGTCAAAGTGGTGGAGCTGTACTTTTGTGAGAGGTGTGGCCAGAGCTTCTCAGAGgcctccctgctgtcccagcaccAGTGCCTACTGCTGCCCCCACAAGAGCACCTGGAACTCCCAGAGGCACTGTTGGCTTCTGCCAGCGAGGGCCAGAGTGATCCCAGGggctcagagctgcctggagctAGCACAcaggagggctctgctcccgagtgcctgctgtgccctgtCTGCCAGGAGGCGTTTTTGCAGCCTGGCCAACTCAAGGAGCACTTCAAGACCCACCGTGCCCCGTCGGGAGCCCTGCCCTGTCCCGAGAGGGGCTGCCACTTCACCACAGAGGACCGCAAGCAACTGCGCAGTCACTTGCGCCACCTGCATGGGGCCTCCCCCGTgtcctgtgcctgcagggcCTGCCCGCTGCTCTTCCCCAGCCGCCAGGCCATGGAACAGCACCACCGGACACACCTCCCCTTCCACTGCGGCCACTGCGACTTCATCACAGCCAACGCCAAGCTCTTCTGGCAGCACAGGAAGGGTCACACCACAGAGTCCCCTTCTGAGATGCCCACAACAGGCAACCCCCACAGCCTTGACCAGTGCTGCATCCTGCCATCAG CATcagaagggcaggaggagccaggTGATTGCCACCCTGGCTGGaaagccagcacagcagaaacCAGGCCAGCAAAGCCTGCAGGTACTGGGAACAGCTCCTTGAAGGGCCAGAAAGcatcagctggagaagaggactCGGACAGCAGTGGGGATGAGTCACCAGAGGAGGATGGCGAGAGCCCCTGTGAAGCCGAGGCCAAAGAGGATGGGAAGGCAGCTCCCAAAAAAGTTGGAGTGCCACAGGCACAGCACTTCAAAG GGGATGTTGCAGAAGGCTCTGAGTTCCTCTACAAAACCCACATGTGCCCCGAATGCAAGCGGTGCTTCAAAAAGCGGACCCACCTGGTAGAGCACCTCCACCTGCACTTCCCTGACCCCAGCCTGCAGTGTCCCAACTGCCACAAGTACTTCACCAGCAAAAGCAAGCTGAAAATACACATGATGCGGGAGACAGGCGAGAAGGCTCATCGCTGCCCACTCTGCCACTACAGCTCAGTGGAGAAGAATGCTCTCAACCGCCACATGGCCAGCATGCACGAGGACATCTCCAATTTCTACTCTGATGTTTACTCCTGCCCTGTCTGTGAGGAGAAGTTTCGGCTCAGCCAGGCCCTCAAGGAGCACTTGAAGACTCACAAAGCTGAGCCCAAGAGGCTGAGCTGCTTCCACGGGAACTGCAACTACTGTGCAGAGGACCGTAAGGAGTTTGTCCGTCACCTCAAGGATGCTCATGGCATCAAGGCGGTGGAGTGCAAGTACCATGCCTGCTCGCTGCTCTTCGGCACGGCTGAGGCCATGGAGGCTCACCGGAAAACCCACTATGCCTTCCACTGCCAGCAGTGTGACTTCATCTGCTCCAACAAGCACGTTTTCCGCAAGCACAAGAAGCAGGGCCACCCGGGCAGCGAGCAGCTCCAGTGCAGTTTCTGCCCCTATGCCACTTTCAACCCTGTGGAGTTTCATGACCATGTGGGCAAGATGCACGCCAATGAGAAGATCCACAAGTGCACTGAGTGTGCCTTCGCCACAGCGCACAAGCGGGTGCTCATCCGGCACATGCTGTTGCACACTG GAGAGAAACCTCACAAGTGTGAGCTCTGCGACTTCACGTGCCGGGATGTGAGCTACCTGTCCAAGCACATGCTGACCCATTCCAACGACAAGAACTTCATGTGCACTGAGTGTGGGTACATCACCAAGTGGAAGCATTACCTGAACGTCCACATGCGCAAGCACACCGGAGATCTCCG GTACCAGTGTAACCAGTGCTCGTACCGGTGTCACCGTGCTGACCAGCTGAGCAGCCACAAGCTGCGGCACCAGGGTAAAAGCCTGATCTGCGAGGTGTGCGGCTTCGCCTGCAAGCGCAAGTACGAGCTGCAGAAGCACATGCAGGCGAAGCATTCGCAGAACTACCAGGTACCTATCTTCCAGTGCCAGTATTGCACCTACCAGACCAAGTACAAGCAGGCACTGCTGAACCATGAGAACTGCAAGCACACCAAGCAGAAGGAGTTTCGCTGTGCCCTCTGTTCATACTGTACTTTCAGTAACACCAGCCTCTTCTTCCATAAGCGCAAGATTCATGGCTACATTCCTGGTGACAAGGACTGGCTGGAAAATTACGCCAGCAAGGAGCTGGAGATCAGCTCATCTGAGGCACTCTTTGGCTATGAGGTCGGTGCAGCCCTGCATGTGGATGCCAGTTGCCCCCTCACTGGCAAGGAGCAGTGGATGAAGGAGAAGCCATCCCAGGTGGAGTCCCAGGGAGAAGAAAGCTACCAGCAAGTGTTCATGGTGCCCCTCCTTGAGCAGGATGCCACTCCaccagagagcagcagtgaggCAGAGAGAggtgagggagagcagagctgtcctATTGCTGGCAATGCCCTGGAAGATGATTGCATGCAAGGAAATGCTGCCACAGGCTCTACTGAGCTCACTGTTTCTGAAGATGTGGCAGAGAGCTGCACCTTGCACTTAGAGGCACTGAATGTCTCGTCTGACCCTCTCCTGGAGAACTTGACTGGACAAGCCTGTGTGACCCAGCCAGAGCGTGTGGAAATGCTATCCTGCAAGGAGCCTCCTGGAGCCTATGAGATGCTGGGCTCCCAGGATGGCCTTGGCTTGGAGGACAGTGGCAATACACTTGAAGATGTCCCAGACTTTGAGGAAGAGGTAGATGTACAGGAAGACAAGGTGGTGAAGGGCAGTGTAGCGGCAGGAGACAACCAGGGAAAAGACACCCTAAAGGAGGATATGGGCCACCTTGAGGGGTCATGCTCAGACCACCACAAGGTCATGGCACACACTGAGGGGAGAGAGACCAGCCAAGCCAAGCTGCCAGAGGCCTGGCTCAGCATGCTGAAGACACCTGAACAGGGCCACCTGCCTGTCCCAGAGGATGTGCCCACCTCTGGTGACAATGCCAGGGGCAGCTCAGAGTCAGTGCTGAAGGCTCTGCGGAAGCAGGACAAAGAGCAGGCAGAGACACTGGTGCTGGAGGGCAGGGTGCAGATGCTGGTGGTGCAGTCGGAGAGCCAGGTCTTTAAGTGTGAGAAGTGTTCGTACATCACGCGGAAGGAGAAATCCATGTCCCTGCACTCCAAAGCCAGCTGCCAGAGCCGACGGGCCTCGCTTGTGTGCCGTGAGTGTGGCGCCAGCTTTAAGCAGCAGAGGGGACTCAACACCCACCTCCTAAAGAAGTGCCCTGTTCTCCTGAAGAACAACAAGATCCTCAAACCAACCAATCAGGAGGCACCTGGACTGTGCCCACCTGCTGACCAGCCTGGTGATAATGGTACAGAAACAGCAGAGAGTGAGAAGGGAGGCTCAGAGGAGTCTGGGTATGCTGAGAGCCCTTGGGAAGCTGAACTGTTACCTGATAAAACACAAGCAGCAGGCATTCCTTTGACTGGGGCACAGACATCAGGCTGTCATGCCTCTGAGAAATCCCTGCTGGGTGATAGCACAGAGGTGGCAGAAGAGCCTCCCCAGCAAGGAGGTGGGACTGAGCCAGGTGGAGCTGCTAGTGCCTCCGAGCCTGGGAAACCCTCAGAGAAATACCGACTGGAGGGAGGGAAGCTGCACTGCAATGCATGCTCCTTTGTGTGCTCCCGTGTCACCACCATCACCTCCCACGTGGAGGATGGCTGCCGGAACCTGGAGCAGTTCTGGTGCTCCCACTGCCCTGAAACCTTCCGCTCCCAGCGGGCCCTCAAGAGCCATTGTGCTGAAAAGCACATCGTGCATACCGAGGATGAACCCCAAAGGACCGAACTCCCTGAGGGGGACCCACTCCGTCTTGAGAAAGACCAGACCAATGAGCTCCCTCGGGATGCAGCCCCACCAAAAGCCACCCTGCCCAAGAGGAAGCGTTTCTCCTGCCCCACCTGCCCCTTCACCTGCCACCAGGAACGGGCCATGAAGACTCACAAGAAGAGGGGCTGCATTACCCTGGGTGAGTTTCgctgcacctcctgccccttcaCCTCCAAGGTGGCCAAAGCCCTGCGGCTGCACCGCAGGCTGCACCGCAAGCATTACAGCAAGCGGCCACAGCTGCAGTGCCGCCAGTGTGAGTTCACCTGCAAGCAGACCCGGTGCCTGCGGCAGCACATCCGCATCAAGCACGAGGGGGTGAAGCCACACAAGTGCCGCTACTGCGAGTTCAGCACCACGCGACGCTACCGCCTGGAGGCCCACCAGTCCCTGCACACCGGCGTGGGGCGCATCGCCTGCGGCATCTGCAGCCAGACCTTCGGCACCAACTCCAAGCTGCGCATCCACCGCCTGCGCGTGCATGAGAAGACACCCACCCATTTCTGCCCGCTCTGCGACTACAGCAGCTACCTGCAGAACGACATCACCCGCCACGTCAACAGCTGCCACCACGGCGAGCTCAACTTTGGCTGCTCCCGCTGTGAGGCTCGCTTCAGTTCTGAGACAGCCCTCAAGCAGCATGTCCTGCGACGGCACGAGGAGAAGGTTTCCTACAGCTGCCCACGCTGTGACTTCATGTGTCACAGTGAGGCCACGCTCAAGTGCCATGTGCAGAAGCAGCACCCACACCTGGAGTGCAGCACCTGCAAGGAGACCTTTGCCACCCGGGAGGCACTGGAGGAGCACAAGACGCAGCATTTCAGCCACCGCTGTGAGCTGTGCAGCTTTGCAGCCAAGGAGCGGCAGCAGCTGGTGCAGCATTACATGGAGAGCCATGAGCCGGCTGCCCCCCAGGACAAACCCCTGCACTGCCCTTTCTGTGACTTTGCCTGCCAGCACCAGCTTGTGTTTGACCAGCACATGAAGGGCCATGGGGGCACCCGCATGTACAAGTGCTCAGACTGTGAGTACACCACCAAGAACAGGCAAAAGATCACATGGCACATCCGCATCCACACTGGTGAGAAACCCTACAAGTGCCACCTCTGTAAATATGCCTGCGCTGACCCCTCACGTCTTAAG TATCACATGCGGATCCacaaggaggagaggaaatacCTCTGCCCTGACTGCGGCTACAAATGCAAGTGGGTGAACCAGCTCAAGTACCACATGACAAAGCACACAG GCCTGAAGCCATACCGCTGTGACGAGTGCGAGTACTGCACCAACCGCGCAGACGCTCTGCGGGTGCACAAGGAGACACGGCACCAGGAGGCCCGTTCCTTCATCTGTGAGCAGTGTGGCAAGGCCTTCAAGACGCGCTTTCTCCTCAAGACTCACCTGAAGAAGCACAGCGAGGAGAAGCCCTATGTGTGCAACGCCTGCGGCCGGGCTTTCCGCTGGGCAGCTGGCCTGCGCCACCACTACCTGACGCACACCAACGAGCACCCCTTCTTCTGCCGCTACTGCCCCTACAAGGCCAAGCAGAAGTTCCAGGTCATCAAACACATCCAGCGGCATCACCCTGAGCACAGGGCTGTTGACCCTAGCCAGGGTGTGGGAAAGGACCCCAGCACACACACTGTCCACCTTCACAGCGTGCAGAGGGAGAGCCAGGCCAAGGAGGCCCCCAggatggaggaggaaggagagcgCCCTGCAGAGAAGGATGGCACACCACAGTGA